GACACAGCTTGgtgacaatgccagggacaggaaaaggaagaggaacaCAACTCAGTAACACTGACAGAGCTCAGTgatggggacagggccagggGCAGTGGCACAGCTTGGTGACAATGCCAGGGACAATGtcaggccttggtggcactgccagggacagtgccagggacAGTGACGCAGCTTAGTGACAATGCCAGGGACAATGTCAGGCCTTGgtgacaatgccagggacagtgacactggcagggctcagtgatggggacagggacacagctcagTAGTACAGTGacactggcagggctgggtggcaatGCCAGGAACAGTGCCAGGGACAGTGTCAGCCCTTAGTGGCAACgccagggacagtgacacagtttggtggcaatgccagggacaggaacagtgacactggcagggctcagtgatggggacagggacagtgacacagctcGGTGACAATGCCAAGGACAGTGTCAGCCCTTGGTGCCAGTGCCAgggacaatgccagggacagtGTCAGCCCTCGgggacaatgccagggacagtGTCAGCCCTTGGTGCCAGTGGCAgggacaatgccagggacagtGTCAGCCCTCGgggacaatgccagggacagtgacacagctgCCAGTGCCCTGACGACTGCAGGGATATCCCAAGGAGCaagcggggctggggcaggattcGGGGATGCCCGCAGAGCCCCGGACCGGGCCGGGCACATTCCGGAGGCCGCGGGAGGAGCCGCTGGAACGGGAATTGCCCAACGCGTCCGGCGCTGACTCAGCCCGGGCGGGGCTCCCCGACTTTCCCCGGGGTTTCTTTTTCCCGATCCCACAAACTCCGAAccggagcggagccgccgcctgTCCCAGCCATGGTGAGGAATTCCCGGGAATCCGAGGGGGAATATGGATAAGGAGGGGGGGGAAATGGAGATTTTCCGGGAAAACGGCCCAAAATTGGAGTGGGAGGGGGTAGGGCGTGGTCTGgcaaagggaggaaggaagagggggaagaaagggaaaaatggggggaaaaaggcgGGGAACAGGggggggaaacagggaaaaagggGTGGAAAGTGGGGGGGGAAAGTCAGGGAAGAAACTgggaggaaaatgggggaaaaaacagggaaaaataggaaaaaatggggcgaaacagggaaaaaatggagaaaaataatGGGTAAAAAAGAGGGGAAGTgagtgaaaaacaaagaaaacccagGGTGAGGTGAGGAGAaatggaaaaatgggggaaaacagggTGGGAAACAAGTGAAAAACTGGTGGAAAACGGGGGGAAAACCAGGGCAGAAACCgaaaggaaaatgagaaaaaatagagaaaaacaggggaaaaaacggagggaaacagggaaaaatgggggaaatgcgTGAAAAACAGGGAAAACGCGGGGTGGGGAGAAATgcgggggaaagggggaaagagcGGATCCAAGCCGGCCCTTCCCACGCATCCGCCACCTCCCCAGGGCATTTTCCAGGAGCCGCTCCCGATCCGGGCCCGTCCCGCTGTGCCAGGAACgaaatccagggaaaaatgcGGCGGGACGGGTCCGGCCGAGCCCTGAAAAAACCGGGATTGCCCTTGGAAAAGCTGGATGGGCACGGGAAGGGATCCCCTGCTCCCTAAAATATTGGGGATTGCTCGTTGGAGCGCCTGGGATGGGCGCAGGAGGATCCCAAAAACTGGGATTGGTCCTGGAATGGGCAGAGGGGACCCTTCCCTGCTCCCAAAAACCTGGAATCGCTCCTGGAATGGGCACAGGAGGctcctcctgcccttccctcatCCCAAAAAAACCTGGGATTgctcctgggatgggcacaggaggctcctcctgcccttccctcatCCCAAAAAACCCTGGGATTGCTCCTGGGATGGGTGGGTACAGgggcctttccctgctccccgAAGATCCGGGATTGCTCCCAGCGCACCTGGGacgggcactgggggctccccagcctttccctgaccccaaaccccgggATTTCGGCCCCCCAGCCCACGGAGACGGAGCGCTGCATCGAGTCGCTGCTGGCCGTGTTCCAGCGCTACGCCGGGCGCGAGGGCGACGCCTGCACGCTCTCCAAGCGGGAATTCCGCGCCTTCATGGACACCGAGCTGGCCGCCTTCACCAAGGTGCGGGAACGGGGGCCTGGGGTGGGCGGGGATCCGTGGGATGGGATCCGTGGGATGGGAGAGGAtcaatgggatccatggaatagggtggggatgggatcaatgggatcaatgtgatccatgggatccatgggattgggatgggatgggattgatgccatgggatccatgggatgggatccatgggattgggatggggatgggatccatgggatcgatgggatgggatcaatgggatgggattgatgggatggtaTCCATGGGATCAAttggatggggatgggatcaatggATTCTCCATCCCAACCCACTCCAGGATTCCCTGAGCAGGGAATTCCCTCCCTCATTCCAggcacaaattcccattttttctttccctttcccagaACCAGAAGGACCCGGGCGTGGTGGACAGGATGATGAAGAAGCTGGACATGAACAGTGACGGGCAGCTGGACTTCCAGGAGTTCCTGAACCTCATCGGGGGCATCGCCGTGGCCTGCCACGACTCCCTGGTCCTGAAGGCCCCCAAACCCTGAATCCGGAGGCTCTGGCTCCCCCCAGAATTCCCCATGGAATTCCCCATGGAATGCTGGAAATGATGGAATGCTCGCATTCCCTTTTTCTCACCCTGATTTTTTATGGATAAATAAAAGGTTGAAGACCCCAAAGGATTCCGGGATGTGTgaagggggtggggtggggggggaagaaGAATCCCAAAACTACCCTTACCTGCTCTGGATTCCAGGaattccctgcagggatggggatccagcCCTCCCTGAGCCCCTTCAGAGGCATCCCAAccctttttccatggaaaagtcatcccaaatttccagccctggcacagctcgagGCCGTTCCCTCTTGTCCTGCCCCCATTCCCTGGgatcagatcccaaatcccccctggcATCAGATCCCAAATCGCCCCTGGcagatcccaaattccccccggATCATAAATTCCccctggatcccaaatccccccctggatcacccttttctccaggctgagctccctcaggattctccattcccttttccagccccattccctggaCACTTCCAGCCCCTCATTCCACACCCTGGACATTCCCAGCAGGACAATCCCTGGAATTGCATCCCTGGATTGTTATTCCCATCCCcggaattccatccc
The DNA window shown above is from Melospiza melodia melodia isolate bMelMel2 chromosome 25, bMelMel2.pri, whole genome shotgun sequence and carries:
- the S100A11 gene encoding protein S100-A11, which encodes MPTETERCIESLLAVFQRYAGREGDACTLSKREFRAFMDTELAAFTKNQKDPGVVDRMMKKLDMNSDGQLDFQEFLNLIGGIAVACHDSLVLKAPKP